A region of Vitis riparia cultivar Riparia Gloire de Montpellier isolate 1030 chromosome 12, EGFV_Vit.rip_1.0, whole genome shotgun sequence DNA encodes the following proteins:
- the LOC117925814 gene encoding probable receptor-like protein kinase At1g11050 has translation MDNGSNFRWVLSLLTTLCLLSLPATTALSQSSNVSSCPMDFNYVLRIPWNSSNCHNFVSQGSPRDNSNILCCTTLLSLFAVALAQHLKETSLFRLPDVSTSQSCILDFQSKLTSLPLPDNLASSCFNPQRFVIGPNICAGVQNISDWVAKLGRSTALDGNCRADLTVLTACDACVKAGFQVQSKLIQIDGNESHSNNCFYFTILYAAGVVNEAGPESNGAMSCVLAVPLDSHVGSASKSHSALVFGLTGVGVAVLVMSCLLGLYFWSERKWGTKSKRSDSGFFGVDLEDLGGSRPRVRPNTGSIWFKIPDLVRATDNFSQKNFIGRGGFGLVYKGTLADGSNVAVKKIIESDIQGDTEFCNEIEIISNLKHRNLVPLRGCCVVDGDESYDDRASQRYLVYDYMPNGNLDDHLFSKRENGNGNGMGKKPLTWPQRKSIILDVAKGLAYLHYGVKPAIYHRDIKATNILLDADMRARVADFGLAKQSREGQSHLTTRVAGTHGYLAPEYALYGQLTEKSDVYSFGVVVLEIMCGRKALDLSSRSPGAFLITDWAWSMVKAGKIEEALDASLLKDEDSSNSNPKAIMERFLLVGILCAHVMVALRPTISDALKMLEGDVEVPAIPDRPVPLGHPSFFTDGNTFSISPALSGPQLHTGDMLR, from the coding sequence ATGGACAACGGCAGCAACTTCAGGTGGGTTTTGAGCCTGCTGACGACTCTCTGTCTCCTCTCTCTCCCCGCCACCACCGCTCTCTCTCAATCCTCCAACGTCTCCTCATGTCCCATGGACTTCAACTACGTTCTCAGAATCCCATGGAACTCCTCAAATTGCCACAACTTCGTCTCACAGGGCAGCCCCAGAGACAACAGCAATATTCTATGTTGCACAACTCTCCTCAGCCTCTTTGCAGTCGCACTCGCTCAACACCTCAAAGAGACCTCCCTCTTTCGGCTCCCGGATGTCTCCACCTCCCAATCCTGCATCCTCGATTTTCAATCCAAGCTCACCTCTCTTCCCCTGCCCGACAACCTCGCCTCCTCTTGCTTTAATCCTCAGCGGTTCGTGATTGGACCCAACATATGTGCCGGTGTGCAGAACATCTCCGACTGGGTGGCGAAGCTCGGCCGCTCCACCGCCCTCGACGGCAACTGCCGGGCGGATCTCACTGTCCTGACGGCATGCGACGCCTGTGTGAAAGCTGGGTTCCAGGTGCAATCCAAGTTGATTCAGATTGATGGTAACGAGTCTCATAGTAACAATTGCTTTTATTTCACGATTTTGTATGCCGCTGGCGTTGTGAATGAAGCCGGGCCTGAGAGTAATGGTGCAATGTCGTGTGTACTCGCAGTACCTTTGGATTCTCATGTGGGGTCTGCGAGTAAGAGCCATTCGGCTCTGGTTTTTGGGTTGACAGGGGTGGGTGTTGCTGTATTGGTGATGTCCTGCTTGTTGGGGCTGTACTTTTGGTCGGAGAGAAAGTGGGGCACAAAGAGTAAGAGGAGTGATTCAGGGTTTTTCGGAGTGGATTTGGAGGATTTGGGAGGGTCTAGGCCGCGGGTTAGGCCGAATACTGGCTCAATCTGGTTCAAAATCCCGGACCTTGTGAGGGCGACCGACAATTTTTCACAGAAGAATTTCATTGGGCGAGGGGGGTTTGGTCTTGTTTACAAGGGGACTTTAGCAGATGGGAGCAATGTTGCAGTCAAGAAGATTATAGAGTCCGATATTCAGGGTGATACAGAATTTTGTAATGAGATTGAGATCATTAGCAATTTGAAGCATAGGAATCTGGTTCCCCTCAGAGGTTGTTGTGTGGTTGATGGAGATGAGAGTTATGATGACAGGGCAAGCCAGAGGTACCTTGTTTATGATTACATGCCAAATGGGAATCTTGATGACCATTTGTTTTCGAAACGGGagaatgggaatgggaatggaaTGGGAAAGAAGCCATTGACATGGCCTCAGAGGAAGAGCATAATCTTGGATGTGGCAAAGGGGCTTGCTTATCTTCACTATGGAGTGAAACCCGCGATATATCATCGAGACATTAAGGCCACAAACATACTGTTGGATGCAGATATGAGAGCAAGAGTGGCCGATTTTGGGCTAGCGAAACAGAGCAGGGAAGGGCAGTCTCATCTCACTACTAGAGTGGCCGGTACTCATGGGTACCTAGCCCCAGAGTATGCGCTTTATGGACAGCTGACTGAGAAGAGcgatgtttatagctttgggGTAGTTGTTTTGGAGATAATGTGTGGGAGAAAAGCTCTTGATTTGTCATCACGATCGCCGGGGGCATTTTTGATAACTGATTGGGCTTGGTCAATGGTGAAAGCTGGGAAAATAGAAGAGGCTTTAGATGCTTCTTTGTTGAAAGATGAggattcatcaaattcaaacCCAAAGGCGATAATGGAGAGATTTTTGCTGGTTGGGATTTTGTGTGCTCATGTTATGGTGGCTCTCAGGCCTACCATTTCAGATGCACTGAAAATGCTTGAAGGCGATGTTGAGGTTCCTGCCATTCCCGATAGGCCAGTTCCTCTTGGGCACCCTTCGTTTTTCACTGATGGGAATACGTTTAGCATATCACCAGCATTGAGCGGACCTCAATTACACACAGGAGACATGCTCAGGTAA
- the LOC117927153 gene encoding chaperone protein DnaJ, whose protein sequence is MGDPPRSPTPDFYSILGISRGASILDVCKAYKSLAKKWHPDKNPSNKPEAQAKFQAINEAYKALNKEEEKTTMGADDSTTPKGSYFHLSMDDGFFQLPSFLSKSSSRRSHTPPRAQTPTRFGVSLSKSASRRNSIPTDFPISPSTTTPTWTSSSPADFPSSPSDGTPNRRSTTPTSLSKSASRQSTTPNSLSKSASRRSNSAGTSTDFAASLSKSTSRRSTTPIIYSQSTVRRKPQPIEKKLECTLEELCHGCNKKIKITRDVISDIGLIVQEEEILRIQIKPGWRQGTKVKFDGRGDERPGTLPADIIFLIDEKRHPIFKRVGDNLEIGVEIPLVKAITGCPLSVPLLGGEKMSLFIDDIIYHGYEKIIPGQGMPMAKQEGRRGDLKIKFLVSFPTELSDQQRSDVYRILQDSS, encoded by the exons ATGGGAGATCCTCCACGTTCACCAACCCCAGATTTTTACAGCATTCTCGGGATCTCAAGAGGGGCTTCCATACTGGATGTCTGCAAAGCATACAAATCCCTCGCCAAGAAATGGCACCCTGATAAGAATCCGTCGAATAAACCCGAGGCTCAGGCCAAGTTTCAAGCCATTAATGAAGCCTATAAG GCCCTCAACAAGGAGGAAGAAAAGACTACAATGGGAGCTGATGATTCAACCACGCCTAAAGGGTCCTACTTCCACCTGAGCATGGACGATGGCTTCTTCCAGCTCCCTTCTTTTCTGTCAAAGAGTTCAAGTAGGCGAAGCCATACTCCACCGCGTGCCCAAACCCCTACAAGGTTCGGAGTCTCCTTGTCCAAAAGTGCTAGTCGGAGAAACTCCATCCCCACCGATTTTCCAATCTCACCGTCAACAACCACACCCACTTGGACTAGCAGCAGCCCTGCAGACTTCCCCTCCTCCCCATCAGACGGTACGCCCAACAGGAGGAGCACCACCCCCACCTCCCTATCCAAAAGTGCTAGCAGGCAGAGCACCACCCCTAACTCTCTATCAAAAAGTGCTAGTCGGCGGAGCAACAGCGCTGGTACCTCAACAGATTTTGCGGCCTCTCTGTCGAAAAGTACAAGCAGGAGGAGCACCACGCCTATCATCTATTCCCAGTCGACAGTTCGGAGGAAACCACAGCCCATTGAGAAGAAGCTTGAGTGCACACTGGAGGAGCTGTGCCATGGATGCAACAAGAAGATCAAGATCACAAGAGATGTCATCTCCGACATCGG GCTAATAGTTCAAGAAGAGGAGATACTACGGATACAAATAAAACCAGGATGGAGGCAAGGAACAAAGGTTAAATTTGATGGAAGAGGCGATGAGAGACCAGGTACTCTCCCAGCTGATATAATCTTCTTGATAGATGAGAAGAGACATCCCATCTTCAAGAGGGTAGGCGACAATTTGGAGATAGGAGTTGAGATCCCTTTGGTGAAGGCTATTACTGGTTGTCCACTTTCAGTTCCTCTATTAGGAGGTGAAAAGATGAGCTTGTTCATTGATGATATCATATACCATGGATATGAGAAGATTATTCCAGGCCAAGGTATGCCCATGGCCAAACAAGAAGGAAGGAGAGGAGATctgaaaatcaaatttcttgTCAGTTTCCCAACAGAATTGAGTGATCAACAACGGTCTGATGTTTATAGAATTCTGCAGGAttcttcttga